Proteins encoded by one window of Deltaproteobacteria bacterium:
- a CDS encoding NAD(P)H-dependent oxidoreductase subunit E, producing the protein MDNSRIDQIIDKHHGEASSLIQVLLDIQAENHWLPREALERVAERLKVPMTRIQHIATFYKAFSLVPKGRHEIHICVGTACHVRGATRVLDTVQEMTGIKPGETDLDLKFSLQTVNCLGCCALGPVMEIDGKTHGKMAPSKTAEVLKNYE; encoded by the coding sequence AATCGATCAGATCATCGATAAACATCATGGCGAAGCCAGCTCGCTCATTCAGGTACTGCTGGACATTCAGGCTGAAAATCATTGGCTTCCCAGGGAGGCCCTGGAACGGGTCGCCGAAAGACTTAAAGTTCCCATGACCCGGATCCAGCATATCGCTACCTTTTACAAGGCCTTTAGTTTAGTCCCGAAAGGACGTCATGAGATTCACATTTGCGTGGGCACTGCTTGTCATGTGCGTGGCGCCACGCGCGTCCTCGATACGGTGCAAGAGATGACCGGCATCAAACCAGGCGAAACAGACCTGGATTTGAAGTTCAGTCTGCAGACCGTTAACTGCCTTGGTTGCTGCGCCTTAGGGCCGGTGATGGAAATCGATGGAAAAACTCACGGAAAGATGGCGCCATCCAAGACAGCCGAGGTGTTAAAAAACTATGAGTAG